ctaagatcttgatcagcagcattaataggtggctctgggatatagttctcctcccccttatttcttttgGGGTGGAAGAAGTttttgatgcatgctcagctggatcctcactttgattagctggtatagtgggtgaatTACTAGTCCCCTCTACGGCAGCCATATCTACTTGCTtatcggtattcttgcttctggtaaccgtcatcattactataataagagaaataaacggattcagtggtcaactatgacttcatatacaatataggctctatcgcacaatttaagacatgaagaaaagaaacaattcctaaatgtccataccctcctatttatagatgaggTGCACGACACACTGATAAACAAAACTCTATGTAGACacagctttgtagactcactaggacgaacttctctaataccacttttgtcacgcctcaaatcctattggggcggactagtacccataaccgaggaggcccaggagaaccagctcataaccttatatttttcatgcatacctctataacaacccaaaattcgaacaacatcatgtcgcatataaaaggaaataatcacctgtataagcttgagcacacataaatatgtatatacaatacttgtccattggagccatcacgtctattaacaaaacaccaccttgactgtacattaggtctattaagcctctagacaatacacagagtttaactaaggttgggacacacccctccatatcactaacttctataaaataccaaaagtgaatggatatgacacggaaagacccgaagcaaactggagctcaccaaaagcagctggatatcctggctcctacttatgcggtgtatgagctgaggtacctgttcctgcagcatgaaatacaggtcccccgtgggggatgccagtacgaaatatgtactgagatGTGCTTCATTCAATCTCCCTTTATAAAGCCTTCTTTTAATTgagctatgcatgttgcattgtCTTCAAATATGACTATGGGTACCTTGATATCGAGCTTTAGGCCACatctttctttgatggaatgtaCCACTGATCTCAGCCATATGCATTATCTACTTGCTTCATAAATCACTATTATATCAGCatggttagaaaaagtaaaaacaatgGACTGCTTCGTCGATCGCAATGATATTGCAGTACCTCCGTATGTAAACACATAGCCTATCTGAGATCgtgctttatgtgggtcagataaataaTTTACATCTGCATGACCAACAAGATCTGGACTAGCTTTGTTAGTATAAAATAGACCCATATCAATAGTCCCTTTTAGGTACCTCAATATATGCTTAACTCCATTCCAGTGTCTTTGCGTAGGGGAAGAACTATATCTCACTAGCAAATTAACAGAAAATGCTATATCTGGCCTTTTTGCATTAACGAGGTACATAAGTGCACTAAcagtactaagatatggtactttggGACTaagaatctcttcaccctcttctATAGGTTGGAATGAATCCTT
The Capsicum annuum cultivar UCD-10X-F1 chromosome 6, UCD10Xv1.1, whole genome shotgun sequence DNA segment above includes these coding regions:
- the LOC124899461 gene encoding secreted RxLR effector protein 161-like; the encoded protein is MDKAYPLSTPMVVRSLDVSKDSFQPIEEGEEILSPKVPYLSTVSALMYLVNAKRPDIAFSVNLLVRYSSSPTQRHWNGVKHILRYLKGTIDMGLFYTNKASPDLVGHADVNYLSDPHKARSQIGYVFTYGGTAISLRSTKQSIVFTFSNHADIIVIYEASR